A single window of Vigna unguiculata cultivar IT97K-499-35 chromosome 1, ASM411807v1, whole genome shotgun sequence DNA harbors:
- the LOC114167090 gene encoding pentatricopeptide repeat-containing protein At2g03880, mitochondrial produces MVMLKLDSKFVAFSYNPCHRFRSMSFLRSIHTSITDSYQSILHSNQLLNGLSKSGRIDDARKVFDKMTKRDEYTWNTMISGYVNVGRLVEARELLNGFSSRSSITWSSLISGYCRFGCEAEAFGLFRSMRLEGQKPSQYTLGSILRVCSALCLIQNGKMIHGYVVKNGFESNVYVVTGLVDMYAKCRHVSEAEILFKGLAFDKGNHVLWTAMVTGYAQNGDGLKAIEFFCYMHAEGVASNQFTFPSILTACSAVSAHCFGEQVHGCIVRNGFGCNVYVQSALVDMYAKCGDLSSAKRVLENMDDDDVVSWNSMIVGCVRHGFEEEALLLFKKMHARNMKIDDYTFPSILNCCIIGRIDAKSVHCLVIKTGFGNYKLVSNAIVDMYAKTGELNCAYAVFEKMLEKDVISWTSLVTGYAQNGSHEESLKIFRDMRIAGINPDQFVVASILSACAELTLLEFGKQVHSDFIKSGLRSSLSVDNSLVTMYAKCGCLDDADAIFVSMHVRDVITWTALIVGYAQNGKGRHSLKFYDAMVSCGTKPDFITFIGLLFACSHAGLVDEGRAYFEQMKRIYGIDPGPEHYACMIDLFGRSGKLDEAKEILNQMEVKPDATVWKALLAACRVHGNLELGERAATNLFQLEPMNAMPYVMLSNMYSAARKWDAAAKIRRLMKSKGIVKEPGCSWIEMNSRVHTFSSEDRGHPREAEIYSKIDEIIVRIKEAGYVPDMNFSLHDMDREGMEVGLAYHSEKLAVAFGLLASPPGAAIRIFKNLRVCGDCHSAMKYISGIFARHIILRDSNCFHHFREGKCSCGDYW; encoded by the coding sequence ATGGTTATGCTCAAGTTGGACTCAAAATTTGTGGCCTTTTCTTACAACCCATGTCACCGATTTAGGAGTATGTCGTTTCTTCGCTCAATCCACACCAGCATTACCGATTCCTATCAATCTATACTTCATTCCAATCAGCTTCTAAATGGGTTGTCAAAATCTGGTCGAATTGACGATGCCCGAAAAGTGTTTGATAAAATGACTAAAAGGGATGAGTATACATGGAACACCATGATATCTGGTTATGTTAATGTGGGAAGATTGGTTGAAGCAAGAGAACTCTTGAATGGGTTTTCAAGCAGAAGTTCTATCACTTGGTCCTCCCTCATATCGGGATATTGTAGATTTGGGTGTGAAGCTGAGGCTTTTGGTTTGTTTAGGTCGATGAGGTTGGAGGGACAAAAACCAAGTCAGTACACTTTAGGAAGTATCCTGAGGGTGTGTTCTGCATTGTGTTTGATCCAAAATGGAAAAATGATTCATGGGTATGTGGTAAAGAATGGATTTGAGTCCAATGTGTATGTTGTCACTGGCCTTGTTGACATGTATGCAAAGTGCAGACATGTTTCGGAAGCTGAGATTCTCTTTAAGGGTTTGGCCTTTGACAAGGGAAATCATGTCCTGTGGACTGCCATGGTTACTGGTTATGCTCAAAACGGCGATGGCCTTAAGGCAATTGAGTTTTTTTGTTATATGCATGCAGAAGGGGTTGCATCTAATCAGTTTACATTTCCTAGCATATTGACAGCATGTTCTGCAGTTTCAGCTCATTGTTTTGGGGAACAGGTGCATGGTTGTATTGTGCGGAATGGCTTTGGGTGCAATGTATATGTTCAAAGTGCGTTGGTCGATATGTATGCAAAATGTGGAGATTTAAGTAGTGCAAAAAGGGTATTAGAAAAtatggatgatgatgatgttgtttCATGGAACTCTATGATAGTTGGGTGTGTAAGACATGGGTTTGAAGAGGAAGCTCTTCTCttgtttaaaaaaatgcatgcaaGAAATATGAAGATTGATGACTATACATTTCCATCTATTCTGAATTGTTGCATAATAGGTAGAATTGATGCAAAATCTGTTCACTGTTTGGTTATCAAAACTGGATTTGGGAACTATAAGCTTGTTAGCAATGCTATTGTTGATATGTATGCCAAAACTGGGGAGTTGAATTGTGCATATGCTGTATTTGAAAAGATGCTCGAGAAAGATGTCATCTCATGGACCTCCCTGGTCACAGGTTATGCACAAAATGGCTCCCATGAGGAATCCCTGAAGATTTTTCGTGACATGAGAATTGCTGGGATAAATCCTGATCAATTTGTTGTCGCAAGTATTTTGAGTGCTTGTGCAGAACTGACTCTTCTAGAATTTGGTAAACAAGTGCATTCCGACTTTATTAAGTCAGGTCTAAGATCATCACTATCAGTGGATAATTCTCTTGTAACCATGTATGCAAAATGTGGCTGCCTGGATGATGCTGAtgcaatttttgtttcaatgcaTGTCCGGGATGTAATTACTTGGACAGCTCTTATTGTTGGTTATGCACAGAATGGTAAAGGAAGACATTCCTTAAAATTCTATGATGCTATGGTTTCTTGTGGCACGAAACCAGATTTTATCACGTTTATAGGATTATTATTTGCTTGTAGTCATGCAGGTCTTGTGGATGAAGGACGTGCATATTTTGAGCAAATGAAAAGGATTTATGGAATAGATCCTGGCCCTGAACACTATGCCTGCATGATTGATCTTTTTGGACGCTCAGGAAAGCTCGATGAGGCTAAAGAAATACTAAATCAAATGGAAGTGAAACCTGATGCCACTGTATGGAAGGCACTCCTTGCCGCATGTAGAGTGCATGGTAACTTAGAATTGGGAGAGAGGGCAGCTACAAATCTTTTTCAGTTGGAACCCATGAATGCTATGCCTTATGTTATGTTGTCAAACATGTATTCTGCAGCTCGTAAATGGGATGCTGCTGCGAAAATAAGAAGGTTGATGAAATCAAAAGGAATAGTGAAAGAGCCTGGATGCAGTTGGATAGAGATGAACAGCAGAGTGCATACATTCAGTTCTGAAGATAGAGGACATCCAAGGGAAGCTGAGATTTATTCCAAGATTGATGAAATTATAGTAAGAATTAAGGAAGCTGGTTATGTTCCagatatgaatttttctttgcaTGATATGGATAGGGAGG